Genomic window (Daucus carota subsp. sativus chromosome 5, DH1 v3.0, whole genome shotgun sequence):
TCACCTCGGGCAGAAGTTTGAAAACTTAAGAAAAGCCTACACGAGACAGGCTCAAGCATATCCAAACTTTTCGAAGCTATCAGTCCCTGGATAAGCAATAGTGCTAAAGTTGGCATGTAAAGGCCAGCCATTCTCTGAGATGGCCTCCTCATCCCAATATCCATTTACATACCTCTTCACTGCATCAGGCCTCTCCGAGTTTAGCCTCTGCCTGGGGGCACTCCTGGACCTAATTTTAGCCTGAGCTGACTCCGTGTAAGTCATGTAATTTGGCTGACATAAGTAATTGCTATAAAAGCTTGGCGAGCACTCGCTCCTAGCAGGGATAGTTGGTCCTCTTCTACTACTACTACTTCCAGGTCTAGATGTAGCTGAGCACActcctgaactgttctcagctATCCCTGCTGCTGTATGATTGACTTTTACTGAGCTAATTTTGGAAAATTCTAGGGGAGATTGACTACGAGTTGGTCTCTGTGATTTTGTTGAATGGGCTGATAAAGCATCGAGTGGTATATAGATAGGTTCATTGTAATTCCATGCAGAAACATGTTGTAACCTCTGATAGGCTTGGTCATTTTGGTTAAGATTCATGTGAGGCTTCCATGTATCCACTTCTAGGATCTTGTCGCTTTTCTCATCATCACAATACTCATTTGTTGCTGACATTTCTCTAAGTTTAATTCCTGCATTTTCTTCCATCCACTTGTCCAACCAATTTGGCCTATTGTTGTAAGTCTTCCCTCGTCCAATGTTGTCCTTAGTGTTGGATTTCGAAACATTTTTCTGCATTATCACGGAACAGAAATTCCATATACAAGTTTCAGGATCCATCATACAATTTTAATATACAATAACCGTAATAGATACCTTAAGAGCCGATCCATTAGGTCTAGTACCATGTGTACGAGAATGTTGGTTCATTGCTTTGAGAGATGCAAGGTCCTGCGGTGTACCATACCATAACCATTAGTTAAATGATCAACAAGTTGTTGGTGAGAAAACAGGTGGCCAGAGGACTGTGGTCGATAAGTGCCAATATGATTGAAGGGATTCATTATTAAATACCAAATAATCAGATACATACAGGTGGCTGAGAGTGGGAAGATTTGTTGCTAGATTGTGGTGAGTCTGATGTATAAGCTCGATGTGCACAAGCTCGAGCCTGGATGCGAGCCATTGCCTGCATCCTCTGGAGCATATATGTGCTTTGTTTTCTAACAATGTGGCCTCTAACTAGAGCTTGCAACTTCACCAATCCTTTAAGCGCCTTAAGTGCTCTCCTAGCCTGAAGTGTCCACCACAAAAAACAAGATCAGCATGAGTTACAACCACAGTTTccatgatataatttttgaaattttgaaattggaTATTGATCATACAGAGTCCCAGAAATTTAGTAGGCTGCGGAAAATAATACTCCGTCCAATTGAATAACATCAGGCCAGCATTAGGCCTCCGGGTCCGGGCATTGTGAAGTTTACAATTATCAGAGCACAAAGCATTTAGAAAGTAATGGGTAACTGGAACAGAGACTACTGAGGCATTAACATAAGAAAAGCCTAAAGAAGAAAATAGAATGGTTTAGTACTATTAAGAATAAGTcataattatatcattagagGGTTGGGTCCTATATTCATTAATTCCATATGACTTGTGTATGGTGCAGCCGTGCAGGTGTAGATATCAAGATTACCATGTCTGCAAGCTAGAGTGGGTGTATTAAATTGCTGCACACTTGTGCATCTTGTATCCCCTAAACTAATCATAGATTTAAGATATTACAAGGTTAATAGCAGTGCATTCCCCAGTAAAAACTGAAGTTCTTGATCTAAGCTATCACCAAATGGTCAAAGAATTAAATTCTCATGTGCAGCTACGCAGCAATAAAATTTCAGTTCTCAGAAGTGCAGATGATAACACTAAAAGCAGAAAATGACATAAATCTAGAGAAGATAAGGTAAAAACACTTTGCTAGATATTGCAAAACCATAATACAAAAGAAACGAGTGGAGTGACAGAGATCCCAAAAAATAAACCAACAAATGTGTCAGCGATTGATGACGTGACAGTAGACACTAGACAGTGTACAATTAGTTATCATGTCAAgggtaaaatttataatatagctCTCTCTCACAATCAATATTAAGAATTACCAAGATATGATGTGCAAAATTTCTTTAAATCTGTGAATTAACAAAATTCAACAAGCAACTAGTTAGCACTAACCAGATAAGCTCGAAAAGCAGACTGTAAAATCACAGCAGCCAAGTATCGCCTCCGTTCCATTCCAGCATAATTATCAGCAGCTCTAGTCCTGCCAGTGGCAGAAGTGGCCGTTAGTCTAACAACCTCAGCCGCAGCACGAGCCGCGACAAGAGCAGCCTCAGCAGCATTAGCAGTAGCCGCCGCCACAACTATAGCATGCTTACTCGCATCCAAACCATGCGGATAACTCGAAGACTCTGAAGACACTGAGCCATTGTTCCCCACAGTCCCCCCACGCTTCCCGGACGGTCTCTTACCACCAAGCAATGAACGGAACCACCTAGAAGTCCGGCCCATCACTCATAACAGAACAGACTAGGTGTAAGAATGCAATGTTTGTCGGTGACAATGTATGATTGATTGAGGAATGAGAGACTTCAAGTATGTGGTCGAGGTGGGTGGATGTGTTATGAAGTTTTACAACATGGGACCCTGTTAGAATTTAAAGCGCCAGAACTTTTGTGAGGGTAAAAAAGATTACTGGAAAAGGAAACAGAACAGAGGTGTTTTGCAATAATTGGTTTTACTTATCTGCTAAACTTTCTAGATATTCTGCCCTTTATACTATTCGGACAGGCTATCCTTCTTCTTGCACCTACTTCTGTTGTGATAGTCTGTTGTAGTCTGTACTtttgttgtttttcattcatgGTCGGATGGACCTTATCCATTTCAGTTGTTAGTCGAAATTACTGTGTTGGTACTTGGTAGTTAGTAAAATTTGGTCCAGCCTACCCAGTGATAGGCTTTTTTACAAGCAACTTGCAAGCTCACCTTTTTCTCTTGGCCCGAATTAGCATGAATTTACTATTTTAGCACCTTTAAAATATCTAATCAATAccttttattaataagcgaaaccacctttcggtggaacatcggtaccaaaagtaccaaaatttggtcactttcatattgattaggattttataatcattattatactactacaaaagacttttatattaaatagaattttatcattaaaaactTCGATATTCATTAGGACAATGAAAGACttctgtattgattagaattttattattaaagatttcaatattgattaggacaatgttatataaattttttatttaataacaataatcattatagaattatgaaaagattttcatatcgttaggattttatagttactattatacatttttaggattttataatgattattactatattgattcggattttattattaatatttcaatattggttaagattttataattaatatttaattctataaaaagacttctatagtatttagggttttgtaatataacatcTATCCTATCCGCACAGTTaaatcgctaacaatttaacttatgaagtagttctataaaattcatatcaaaatttggctatcgtcatattattttttatttaacaattatctctctaatataaaattcatatcaaaatttggctatcatcatattattttttatttaaaaattataacaattatctcactaataaaaatatattatcaacaaaattattggtttaattttttaaaactcaaataatttaatatacggaACAAATCTGTAAATCTTTTATCATGCTTCAGAGTTCAAATaaggagttcatattgataCTAATATAATATCCATATATAGTTTTTATCGATAAGCGGaatcaatatcatcaaaatacttAATATCAAAGAACCAAAATTTggttattatcatataattcttaataataataattattattatcatataattatgaGAATACTTCCATGTTTGATcagaatttttgtaatataatgatTATCACACCAACAAAATTTCAGTCAACAAAGCtactcattttaaattttaaaactcaaataatttattttataaaataactttaatttgattatcatcatataatttttttattcggcagtaataataattatactattatagattttataataaaataatatcctgccaatagaataataatgtcaacgaaattattcgttttaatttttaaaactcatacaatttaatttacgaaacaaatctataaaatttctatcatatttcagaattaaaataaacaagattcaatattgataccaaagcaCCAAAAGacttggtcatatattttttaataataatgattgTCATTCAGTGCTCTTCAGAAGATTGCAATAAAGACGAATAAGCCGGTGGTAACcctgacttgacaaatagaaactcaaagaaaatgaagttaTTGTCCATGTTGCAAcgtataataaaagaaccaaaaCACAAGACATacgtcaaaatatttgatatcaaattagttttgaaaagttaattaattttgtcaaattaCAATATTAGTTTATCAAACAACTACAACACTAGGGTTAGATCTACAAAAACtccaactaaaattatatattgttaggaatcaataatttttgatgataacataaacatttttgtaacatgtcttacttagaatatttatcaaatttcagttgtaattgttacatttcttgtctttgggaattatcaacggatgggtagaataggatggctaattgtaaatatccaatgccatgtaattttatctaagtgaaggatattcaactgatgagatgtaactgttcaactgataaagactggatgatgtttcaactgatgaaaatcaagcattcaactgaagacaaagtattcaacggataatgctgaggaattcaactgatgagactggaacagcattcaactgatggagtttgtaattcattcaactgatgagccaggcattcaactgataaagtcaatagcagttgaaagcaaccagaaccttcaactgatgaagcaaagagcagttgaaagtgactagagcttaagtctgacaaatcacatggatcgaattacactaaaatagacatggaagcctaattaggaaaataaagaagaagcagaaacatacttatctcatgcagtgcaatctggatcaaatcaagatgatggtcaaagatgaagacatctcagaaagcatgcataagacaaagttgtgcagcattgtttttagatcagagtgcattttgtaatctagctaaaagctttgtaaaacttggagtatataaccaagttagtagcatcagttgaacttgttcaaattacttgagagaaaaatctgagagttagaacttgtttgagtgatgaaccagcagctgtgcgaattgtaaaacgatccacagattcttctatataaaatctcacgggtggatcattcaatccacccgtatttttaatacttggtgtttttctgtttattgtgttcttagtgtattgttcttgaatcttttaaatttgtaaaagattgtattcaacccccccttctacaatctttctcatagttggtgtaaaataacaattggtatcagagccaggttcccaacaaacagggaaaaagatcaacactgctagagaaagatgggaaagaaggatgctggagtgaagattcctgttcttgacaaagacaactattttcactggaaagtgagaatgcatctgcatctgttgtccattgatgaaagctatgtgaactgcattgaaaaaggacctcatgtccccatgaaagtctgcacaagtatgggagctgatggtgaagacatggtaggtaagatgattccaaaacctatccatgaatattctcaagaagatactgaagaagtgcacaaggacaagaaaaccatgaaccttctgttcaatggtttggatcaagaaatgattgatagtgttatcagctgcacaagtgccaaagaagtttgggacaccatcaggaccatctgtgaagggaatgagcaagtgagagagaacaaaatgcagcttctgattcaacaatatgagtcattccatttcaaggctggtgaaagtttgagtgatacatttaacagatttcaaaaactgttaaatggtctaaagctctttggaagagtatatcaagttaaagattcaaacttgaaattcttgagagctcttcctaaagaatggaagcccatgacagtctctctcagaaatacacaagagtttaaagactatactctagagagactgtatggaaccttaaaaacttatgagcttgaaatggagcaagatgaagaaattgagaaaagccaaaggaaagggcattcatctgtggctctagttgcatctctggaggatactgtcaaggacaagggaaagtctcaagttgaagaaactgaaaagttggtcaaagaggagagctcagagtcaagcaaaggaagaagaaaggagaaagaagtagctgattctggtgaagaaagtgatggaattgatgaacatctagccttcctgtcaagaagattctccaaactgaaattcaaaaagaattttaattctgcaaaatcttttaaaggcaatcccaagtctgatagaagcatggtagacagatcaaaattcaagtgcttcaactgtgggaatgcaggtcactttgcaaatgagtgcagaaagcctaaagttgagaagaagtcaagtgaaaacattgactacaaaaagaaatattatgaacttctcaaacaaaaggaaagagcattcatcacaaaggatgattgggcagctggagatgattctgatgaagaggaggagtttgtcaatctagctctaatggccaactccacagatcaagaagaaaacactggaagcagtagtcaggtattcactacaaacctagttgagttaactaaagatgaatgcaatgctaccattaatgaaatgtctacagaattgtatcatttgcatgtttctttaaaatctctcactaaggaaaatagtagaattaaggaagctaacacttttcttagtgatagaaacagtgttttagaagctcaatttattgaatttgagaagctgaaaattgagtgtcagacagccaaggatgatctcttggttgttctgaaaagagaagagatcataagaaagcagcttgataaggaacaagagattattgccaaatggaaatctggtagggatgtttccaccaacatcatcaacatgcaaggtagagagacctttgtagagaatgagtggaagaggagtaagaaagtgcttgagatatctgagaacagttcaggtgatgagaatactgatgatgatcatcagttgaaaggcaaagtctcaactgatgagagtcatcagttgaacaaaaactcatcagttgacaagagtgttctcaagaagcttaacaagaaatatggtcctgttaaaaagaattttgttaaaggtgagaatagctcttctgagaccagtgatagtattaataacactcttaattccagtaacaagaacaagaagaagttggatactagtgagcataaatctgaggagactaaaaagaagaaaggaaataggaatggcaaaataggaattaacaagcacaccaattacactcccaatgctagtgctcttaggaaaacctgcagcaagtgtggtagtgtaaatcatttatctgccaattgtaaaactgtgattgctcctaatttgtctttgcctattcctatgacatctgttcctcacatgaatttatctgctatgaatatgatgcctggtttattgcctcacaatccttattctcagcctaacatgccatatatgttcaatccttatttcaatgcctttaacatgcctcaatttcattcaaacttgcatggaatgaacaatttatgcatgtctcaaaggcctgtgtctgaaaacagagttgatgttccaatttctcaaccaaaaccaaagattgaaccaattcaatccaaggaaaaggttgagaaagtggaaaaggctgctaagactaacaaatctggacccaaagcaatttgggtaccaaaatcaacttgatctgtttgtaaaatgtgtgcagggaaaccacaagaagaatctgtggtacttggatagtggatgctccaggcacatgactggtgattcctccctgctcacaaagtttgtggagaaagctggccctagtattacctttggagatgacagcaaaggatatactatgggatatggcttgattgcaaaagagaatgtcatcattgatgaagttgcattggtgtctggtcttaagcacaacttgcttagcatcagtcagctctgtgacaaaggttacaaagtcagtttcactcctgcagcctgtgtggtcaccaaaggagatgacaacaatgtggttctgattggacaaagaaaaggaaatgtgtatgtagctgacttcaattctgtcaagtctgaatctatcacttgccttctcagcaaagcaagctcagatgacagttggctatggcataagagattgtctcatctaaatttcaaaaccttgaatgagttagtaaagaaggacttggtaagaggtctaccaaagctggaattctcaaaagatggactttgtggagcctgtcagctaggaaagcaaaagagaagctctttcaaaagcaagattctgtcatcaattgtgaaaccccttcagctcttgcatatggatttgtttggaccagtcaacatcatgtctatttcaaagaagaaatattgcctagtgattgttgatgatttttcaaaattcacttggactttcttcttgcattctaaggatgaagctgggaaaatcatcatcaatcatatcaaggcattaaacaacaatccagatgtcaaaattggaaggataagaagtgacaatgggacagaattcaagaactctgtgatgaaagaattttgtgaagaagagggaattattcatgagttctctgcaccaagaactccacaacaaaatggtgttgttgaaaggaagaatagaactcttattgaggctgcaagaaccatgattaatgaagctcaacttccaacctatttttgggctgaagctgtgaacactgcttgcttcactcaaaacatttcactaattaccaaacctcataatctaactccctttcaactcttcaaaggaaagaagccaacaattagctttcttcatgtgtttggatgcaagtgttatgttctaagaaatcaaggtgaaaatcttggaaaatttgaggccaaggcagatgaagctatctttgttggatactctgatggaaaatcatttagagtatataatctgagaaccaacattgttatggaatcaatccatgtggtttttgatgataagaaaattcaaggattctcagatgaaggatttcatgataatctcagatttgaaaatgaaggtgaaggtgatctgtatgacagtgatgatgatgatgacattattcaaaatgttggaattaatcctggaattaatattccaactgatgactctctggtgcaagaaacaacggcagttggaaattcaactgaagcatcagttgaaactacattggagggatcagttgaaacacctcaaggatcatcagttgaaagaatgtctcaaagtttcaatcagtctagaaataatgagatgtcaaatttagggggagctttccaacatggaaacctgaacttcaataatgaagccacatcatcaagacaatcacttccaccacaaagaaagtggacaagggatcacccttttgagctaattattggagatgcaaatgcatctgtacaaacaagaagagcaactcaagatgagtgtttgtacagtgcatttctttcacaggatgaacctaaagttatagaagatgctctcaaagatgctgattgggttcttgctatgcaagaagaattaaatcaatttgagagaaacaatgtatggaagctggtacccaaacctaaaaacagaactattgtaggaacaaggtgggtattcagaaacaaggtggatgagaatggagttgtcaccagaaacaaggcaaggcttgttgctaagggatattctcaatctgaaggaattgattttgatgagacctttgcaccagttgcaagactagaagcaataagaatcttcctggcctatgctgctcatgcaaactttaaagtttatcaaatggatgtcaagagtgcttttctaaatggtgaactggaagaggaggtatatgtcagtcagccccctggttttgaagatccagaatttccagagtatgtttactttttattaaaagcactctatggactaaagcaagcaccaagggcatggtatgacactctgtctcaattcttgttagacaatcatttttccagaggaactgtggataaaacactattttacagaaatgtaaatggtgcctttattctggttcaaatttatgtagatgatataatctttggttctacagatgagaaactttgcaagaagtttgctaatctaatgaaaagtcagtatgaaatgagcatgatgggagagctcacctactttcttggtttacaagttaaacaagtaaaggaaggtatattcataaatcaaactaagtacatttatgatctacttaaaaagtttgatttattggactgcaaagaagctaagactcccatgccaacagccactaaattagaatt
Coding sequences:
- the LOC108219851 gene encoding protein IQ-DOMAIN 24, with translation MGRTSRWFRSLLGGKRPSGKRGGTVGNNGSVSSESSSYPHGLDASKHAIVVAAATANAAEAALVAARAAAEVVRLTATSATGRTRAADNYAGMERRRYLAAVILQSAFRAYLARRALKALKGLVKLQALVRGHIVRKQSTYMLQRMQAMARIQARACAHRAYTSDSPQSSNKSSHSQPPDLASLKAMNQHSRTHGTRPNGSALKKNVSKSNTKDNIGRGKTYNNRPNWLDKWMEENAGIKLREMSATNEYCDDEKSDKILEVDTWKPHMNLNQNDQAYQRLQHVSAWNYNEPIYIPLDALSAHSTKSQRPTRSQSPLEFSKISSVKVNHTAAGIAENSSGVCSATSRPGSSSSRRGPTIPARSECSPSFYSNYLCQPNYMTYTESAQAKIRSRSAPRQRLNSERPDAVKRYVNGYWDEEAISENGWPLHANFSTIAYPGTDSFEKFGYA